The following are encoded in a window of Bacteroidales bacterium genomic DNA:
- a CDS encoding NADH:ubiquinone reductase (Na(+)-transporting) subunit B: protein MKSLRRFLDKVKPQFQKGGRFEKLSSTFDAFETFLFVPDKVTTNGCHIRDAIDLKRTMATVVIALIPPLLFGIWNVGYQHFQSLGESLSIGANFWYGLGKVLPILIVSYVTGLGIEFIVAQIRGHEVNEGFLVSGILIPLIMPPDVPLWMVAVSTAFAVIIGKEVFGGTGMNILNPALLARAFLFFAYPSEISGDKVWIAEKADAYSGATPLGEALVGNFEKIPDAADLFFGFIPGSIGETSTLAILIGALILLFTGVGSWRIMIPVFLGGYLMGLIFNLWGANDYMRVIPAYEHLFLGGFAFGAVYMATDPVTAAQTTNGKYIYGFLIGFLAILVRVLNPAYPEGMMLAILFMNVFAPLIDHYVVAANIRRRLKRSGRAVVQNTLNV, encoded by the coding sequence ATGAAATCACTCCGAAGATTTCTTGATAAGGTAAAACCACAGTTCCAGAAAGGCGGAAGGTTCGAAAAGTTGAGTTCAACGTTCGATGCCTTTGAGACTTTCTTATTTGTTCCTGATAAAGTGACAACAAATGGGTGCCACATCAGGGATGCCATTGATCTGAAACGGACGATGGCCACAGTGGTGATCGCATTGATCCCTCCCCTGTTATTTGGTATCTGGAACGTAGGATACCAGCATTTTCAGTCGCTGGGAGAAAGCTTATCCATCGGAGCAAATTTCTGGTATGGATTGGGAAAGGTTCTTCCCATCCTGATCGTGTCGTATGTGACCGGGCTGGGCATCGAATTCATTGTAGCCCAGATCCGGGGTCACGAAGTCAATGAGGGCTTCCTGGTATCCGGAATTCTTATACCGCTGATCATGCCGCCTGATGTGCCCCTGTGGATGGTGGCTGTATCCACTGCTTTTGCCGTAATCATCGGCAAGGAGGTATTTGGCGGGACAGGGATGAACATTCTTAATCCGGCGCTTCTGGCCAGGGCTTTCCTGTTTTTTGCCTATCCATCCGAGATATCCGGAGATAAGGTCTGGATCGCAGAAAAGGCCGATGCGTATTCCGGTGCCACGCCGCTTGGAGAAGCACTTGTTGGTAATTTCGAAAAAATTCCTGACGCTGCTGATTTATTTTTTGGATTCATTCCGGGTTCCATCGGCGAAACTTCCACACTGGCCATTCTCATTGGCGCCCTGATACTGCTTTTCACCGGTGTCGGGAGCTGGAGGATCATGATCCCTGTCTTTCTGGGGGGCTATCTGATGGGGCTGATCTTCAATCTTTGGGGTGCCAATGACTATATGCGTGTGATCCCGGCTTACGAGCATCTGTTTTTGGGAGGATTTGCTTTCGGCGCGGTGTATATGGCTACAGATCCCGTCACTGCCGCCCAAACGACCAATGGAAAGTACATCTATGGCTTCCTGATCGGCTTCCTGGCCATCCTGGTCCGTGTGCTCAATCCTGCCTATCCTGAAGGGATGATGCTTGCCATATTGTTTATGAATGTTTTCGCTCCACTGATTGATCATTATGTGGTGGCGGCCAATATCAGGCGAAGATTGAAACGGTCAGGAAGGGCAGTGGTGCAAAATACACTGAATGTTTAA
- the nqrC gene encoding NADH:ubiquinone reductase (Na(+)-transporting) subunit C, with protein sequence MFSNRYIYIYSSVMVIIVAAVLALAANLLKPYQDRNIRAEKIQNILASAGITASRAEADSLYQKYIREEIVIDREGNVLSVYRDNRFETGNLRAFEVNLKIELKKLEAFLADPSNPPPVFPLFIFSKDTLKEYIIPVQGKGLWGPIYGNIALKSDMNTIAGANFGHDKETPGLGAEIALAPFQEQFVGKSIFDSGGNFSSIKVVKGGVANSNIDPRHGVDAISGGTITSNGVSDMLLTNLENYVSYFKNIQD encoded by the coding sequence ATGTTCAGTAACAGGTATATCTACATTTATTCCTCTGTGATGGTGATCATCGTGGCCGCTGTGCTGGCCCTGGCGGCTAATTTGCTTAAACCTTACCAGGACAGGAACATCCGTGCGGAAAAGATCCAGAATATCCTTGCCTCGGCCGGAATAACGGCTTCCAGGGCTGAGGCGGACAGTCTTTACCAAAAATATATACGGGAGGAGATCGTGATCGACCGAGAGGGAAATGTTTTAAGCGTTTACAGGGACAACCGTTTTGAAACTGGAAATCTGCGGGCTTTCGAGGTAAACCTTAAGATTGAGTTGAAGAAACTGGAAGCTTTCTTAGCCGATCCTTCCAATCCTCCCCCGGTATTTCCCTTGTTCATTTTTAGCAAGGATACCCTAAAGGAATACATTATCCCGGTACAGGGGAAGGGGCTCTGGGGACCTATTTACGGAAACATTGCCCTGAAGTCCGACATGAATACGATCGCAGGAGCCAATTTTGGCCACGATAAGGAAACCCCTGGATTGGGAGCTGAAATAGCGCTGGCTCCGTTTCAGGAACAATTTGTCGGGAAATCGATTTTTGATTCGGGGGGGAATTTTAGCAGCATCAAGGTGGTTAAGGGAGGAGTCGCCAACAGCAACATCGATCCCCGGCACGGAGTGGATGCCATCTCGGGAGGAACCATCACCAGCAACGGAGTTTCCGACATGCTTCTGACCAACCTTGAAAACTATGTTTCATATTTTAAAAATATTCAAGATTGA
- a CDS encoding NADH:ubiquinone reductase (Na(+)-transporting) subunit D: MSNEKVKAEPLFSLKNRRLLTTPLNKNNPITVQVLGICSALAVTVKLEPAFVMSVSVIAVTAISNLVISLLRNTIPPRIRIIVQLVVIASLVIIVDQILKAFSYDVSKQLSVFVGLIITNCIIMGRLEAFAMANKPWQSFLDGIGNGAGYGIILIIVAFFRELLGSGTIWGYPVLPEGLYRFGYMNNGLMILPPMALIVVGILIWIQRSGNKELIEEK; encoded by the coding sequence ATGAGCAACGAAAAAGTAAAGGCTGAACCTCTGTTCTCGCTGAAGAACCGAAGGCTGTTAACAACGCCCCTGAATAAAAACAATCCCATCACCGTACAGGTTCTGGGTATTTGTTCGGCCCTGGCTGTTACTGTCAAACTGGAACCGGCATTTGTCATGTCAGTATCGGTGATCGCGGTCACTGCTATCTCGAATCTGGTCATTTCCCTGCTGAGAAATACGATTCCCCCGCGGATACGGATCATTGTACAGCTGGTGGTCATCGCCTCCCTGGTGATCATCGTCGACCAGATCCTTAAGGCATTCAGTTATGATGTCAGCAAGCAACTATCGGTATTTGTCGGGTTGATCATTACCAATTGCATCATCATGGGACGTCTTGAGGCGTTTGCCATGGCCAACAAACCCTGGCAATCGTTTTTGGATGGCATTGGAAATGGCGCCGGCTATGGCATCATACTCATCATTGTTGCTTTTTTCAGGGAGCTGCTCGGATCAGGTACGATCTGGGGCTATCCAGTCCTTCCTGAGGGACTTTACAGGTTTGGATACATGAACAATGGTTTGATGATCCTGCCACCCATGGCTCTGATCGTGGTGGGCATCCTTATCTGGATTCAACGGTCCGGAAATAAGGAATTGATTGAGGAAAAATAA
- the nqrE gene encoding NADH:ubiquinone reductase (Na(+)-transporting) subunit E — MQDIVNIFIKSIFIDNMIFAYFLGMCSYLAVSKTVKTSAGLGIAVIFVMGITVPVDYLLNRYVLLPGALAWISPSLAGMDLSFLSFIIFIAVIASMVQLVEMVIEKFSSSLYNSLGIFLPLIAVNCAILGASLFMQEREYETLGQATAFGLGSGVGWFLAIVGIAAIREKIAYSNVPPPLKGLGITFIITGLMGIAFMMFMGIKL, encoded by the coding sequence ATGCAGGACATTGTTAATATATTCATCAAGTCGATCTTCATTGACAATATGATCTTTGCCTATTTTCTGGGCATGTGCTCTTACCTGGCTGTGTCCAAAACGGTGAAAACATCTGCCGGTCTGGGAATCGCCGTCATCTTTGTCATGGGCATCACCGTACCAGTAGACTATCTTCTGAACAGGTATGTCCTATTACCGGGTGCCCTTGCCTGGATAAGTCCATCCCTGGCAGGAATGGATCTTAGCTTTCTGAGTTTCATCATCTTCATTGCAGTGATTGCTTCGATGGTTCAGCTTGTTGAGATGGTCATTGAAAAATTCTCTTCATCTCTTTACAACTCCCTGGGAATTTTTCTTCCGCTCATTGCGGTGAATTGCGCCATCCTTGGCGCATCGCTTTTCATGCAGGAAAGGGAGTATGAAACCCTGGGGCAGGCCACCGCCTTTGGGCTGGGTTCGGGAGTGGGCTGGTTCCTGGCTATTGTTGGCATTGCTGCGATCCGCGAGAAAATAGCCTATTCCAACGTACCCCCCCCCCTGAAGGGTCTTGGGATAACTTTTATCATAACCGGGTTGATGGGTATCGCCTTTATGATGTTCATGGGGATCAAGCTTTAA
- the nqrF gene encoding NADH:ubiquinone reductase (Na(+)-transporting) subunit F, whose protein sequence is MILEIGIGQTVLTSIAVFLVVILLLVIILLYARKKLTPQGVVTLTINEEKTIQTMPGSNLLSTLSAQKIFLPSACGGGGTCGTCKCQVLEGGGTILPTETGFFTRREQHDNWRLGCQVKVRQDMKIRINPEIFGIKKWECEVISNRNVATFIKEFKVKLPEGEHLKFRSGGYIQIDVPPCEVDFRNDIHVDEEYREDWDKFRMWDLKMKNSEPVCRAYSMANEPAEGNIIILNIRIATPPFDRKTGGFMKVNPGICSSYVFSRKPGDKVIISGPYGEFFIKDTQREMMFIGGGAGMAPMRSHIFDQFKTQKTSRKATFWYGGRSKRELFYMEEFEQIARKHPNFTFHVALSEPKPEDNWKGYTGFIHQVLMDNYLSHHPEPEEIEYYLCGPPLMNSAVMKMLDDYGVPKEMIAFDDFGG, encoded by the coding sequence ATGATCTTGGAAATTGGAATCGGACAGACTGTACTTACCAGCATTGCTGTATTTTTAGTTGTGATCCTTCTGCTGGTGATCATTCTTCTTTACGCCCGCAAGAAGCTGACGCCGCAGGGAGTCGTCACCCTTACAATCAATGAGGAGAAAACTATCCAGACCATGCCGGGCTCCAATCTGCTTTCTACCCTCAGTGCCCAAAAAATATTCCTGCCCTCAGCCTGCGGTGGAGGTGGCACCTGCGGGACCTGTAAATGTCAGGTTCTGGAGGGTGGAGGAACCATTTTGCCAACAGAAACGGGCTTTTTCACACGCAGGGAGCAACACGACAACTGGCGCCTGGGATGCCAGGTGAAAGTCAGGCAGGATATGAAGATCCGCATCAATCCCGAGATTTTTGGCATCAAAAAGTGGGAATGCGAAGTGATCTCCAACCGGAATGTGGCCACCTTCATCAAGGAATTCAAAGTGAAACTTCCCGAAGGTGAACATCTTAAATTCAGGTCGGGTGGCTACATCCAGATTGATGTGCCTCCCTGCGAGGTGGATTTCAGGAACGATATTCACGTGGACGAGGAATACCGGGAAGACTGGGATAAGTTCCGGATGTGGGACCTGAAAATGAAGAACAGCGAACCGGTGTGCAGGGCGTATTCCATGGCAAATGAACCGGCCGAGGGCAATATCATCATCTTAAATATCCGCATTGCCACACCTCCGTTCGACCGTAAGACCGGTGGCTTCATGAAAGTGAATCCCGGTATCTGTTCTTCGTATGTCTTTTCCAGAAAGCCAGGCGACAAAGTGATCATCAGCGGACCTTACGGAGAATTCTTTATCAAGGATACCCAGCGGGAAATGATGTTCATCGGAGGAGGTGCTGGCATGGCGCCCATGAGATCGCATATTTTCGATCAGTTTAAAACACAGAAAACATCACGGAAAGCGACCTTCTGGTACGGAGGCCGGTCCAAAAGGGAACTGTTTTACATGGAGGAATTTGAGCAGATTGCAAGGAAGCATCCCAACTTCACCTTCCATGTGGCACTCTCTGAACCAAAACCCGAAGATAACTGGAAGGGATATACCGGATTCATTCATCAGGTGCTGATGGACAACTACCTGTCGCATCACCCCGAACCGGAGGAGATCGAATACTACCTTTGCGGCCCCCCCCTGATGAACAGTGCCGTTATGAAAATGCTTGACGACTATGGCGTACCGAAAGAAATGATCGCTTTCGACGATTTCGGGGGATAG
- a CDS encoding FAD:protein FMN transferase, giving the protein MTHRIAFAFILITLLSGCSRIYQKMTINGQTQGTYYAITYYDYDGRNFRQDIDSILQAFDACASLWNPNSVLSRLNNNDTSVIPDEWFIDLFNKSQQISGITSGSFDMTVGPLASAWGFGFEDRIALDSAKVDSLLQFTGYQLVEIDQGRFIKKDPRIRIDFNAIAQGYAVDLLASFLESQRLDIFLIDIGGEVFARGLKPDGSKWRVGIEKPAAGPSNDRQLKAVLELKDEAIATSGNYRKFIEENGIRYSHAIDPSTGYPTRNSLLSVSVRAKSCWEADAYATALLVMGLEKSLAFLSSHPELDAYLIYSGSSGELKTEMTKGIKRILVEENE; this is encoded by the coding sequence ATGACCCATCGCATTGCTTTTGCTTTCATCCTGATCACGCTGCTGTCGGGATGTTCCAGGATTTACCAGAAGATGACCATCAATGGCCAGACACAGGGAACCTATTATGCCATAACGTATTACGATTACGATGGAAGGAATTTCCGGCAGGATATTGATTCAATCCTGCAGGCATTTGATGCCTGCGCATCGTTGTGGAATCCAAACTCCGTTCTCTCACGGCTAAATAATAACGACACCTCTGTCATTCCCGACGAGTGGTTCATTGATCTTTTTAATAAAAGTCAACAGATCTCCGGCATTACCTCTGGTTCGTTTGATATGACCGTTGGTCCCCTTGCCAGCGCCTGGGGCTTTGGTTTTGAGGACCGCATTGCGCTGGATTCGGCAAAAGTGGACAGCCTGCTTCAATTTACAGGATATCAGCTGGTGGAAATCGACCAGGGCCGGTTCATTAAAAAGGACCCGCGCATCAGGATCGATTTTAACGCGATCGCCCAGGGATATGCTGTCGACCTGCTTGCTTCCTTTCTGGAATCACAGCGACTTGATATTTTCCTGATCGACATCGGAGGTGAGGTATTCGCCCGCGGATTGAAACCAGACGGGTCGAAGTGGAGGGTTGGCATTGAAAAGCCGGCTGCGGGGCCATCGAATGACCGGCAGCTGAAGGCGGTCCTGGAACTGAAGGACGAAGCTATCGCAACCTCAGGGAACTACAGGAAGTTCATCGAAGAAAACGGTATCAGGTACTCCCACGCGATCGATCCCTCAACGGGTTATCCAACCCGTAATTCGCTGCTCAGCGTTTCGGTCAGGGCAAAAAGCTGTTGGGAGGCTGATGCATACGCAACCGCATTGCTGGTCATGGGCCTTGAAAAATCGCTCGCTTTTCTTTCGTCACACCCTGAACTGGATGCCTATTTGATTTACTCCGGATCATCCGGCGAGTTAAAAACGGAAATGACCAAAGGGATCAAACGGATTCTTGTGGAAGAGAACGAATAA
- a CDS encoding RNA methyltransferase yields MLSKSAIQFVRSLKIRKFRETYQAFIIEGTRSVADILHSSLKVRSIYATSAWLNMHSGQLQPIADRCVAITEKEMEAISSLTTPQEVLAVAEIPENTLVQAELADELVIMLDEIRDPGNLGTIIRTADWFGIRFIICSKGCVDVYNPKVVQATMGSIARVRVHYADLLDFLHSQNPSLTVYGCMLDGTDIRSARLENKGIILLGNESTGISPLLLPSINVKLTIPSFRSSTGSSSSAADSLNAAQACAVVCFAFRNQK; encoded by the coding sequence GTGCTCTCCAAATCTGCCATCCAATTTGTACGGTCACTGAAAATCAGAAAATTCAGGGAGACTTACCAGGCATTCATCATCGAAGGCACCAGAAGTGTCGCCGACATCCTGCACAGTTCCCTGAAGGTCCGTTCCATTTATGCTACCAGTGCGTGGCTGAACATGCACTCCGGGCAACTGCAACCCATAGCTGACCGCTGTGTGGCGATCACCGAAAAAGAGATGGAGGCGATCAGTTCACTGACCACACCCCAGGAAGTTCTGGCTGTGGCAGAGATCCCTGAAAACACGCTGGTGCAGGCTGAACTTGCTGATGAACTCGTGATCATGCTGGATGAAATCCGTGATCCGGGTAACCTGGGCACCATAATTCGTACGGCTGACTGGTTCGGCATACGGTTTATCATTTGTTCAAAGGGTTGCGTGGATGTTTATAATCCAAAAGTTGTTCAGGCTACCATGGGTTCCATTGCAAGGGTCCGGGTGCATTATGCCGACCTGCTTGATTTCCTGCATAGTCAAAATCCTTCCCTGACCGTTTATGGCTGCATGCTCGACGGGACGGATATCCGGTCTGCGCGGTTGGAAAATAAAGGGATCATCCTGCTGGGAAACGAGTCAACCGGGATCTCCCCCCTGCTCCTGCCTTCTATCAACGTCAAACTTACCATCCCTTCCTTTCGCTCTTCCACGGGGAGCTCCTCCAGCGCCGCCGACTCGCTCAATGCCGCACAGGCTTGTGCCGTCGTCTGTTTTGCTTTCAGGAACCAGAAATGA
- the rplI gene encoding 50S ribosomal protein L9, protein MEVILKKDITELGYENEIVHVKDGYGRNYLIPKGFAVLATGPNKKMVAETQKQKSFKEDKVRKEAEALAKSLENLTVKIGAKAATTGKIYGSVNAIQIAEAIKEQFNFDVDRKKINIDGDSVKELGTYEAMINLYKDIKVKMNFEVIAE, encoded by the coding sequence ATGGAAGTTATCTTAAAAAAAGACATAACCGAACTGGGTTATGAGAATGAAATCGTCCATGTTAAAGATGGTTATGGTCGTAACTATTTAATCCCAAAGGGTTTTGCAGTTCTGGCGACCGGGCCTAACAAGAAGATGGTTGCGGAGACCCAGAAACAAAAATCCTTTAAGGAGGATAAAGTCAGAAAAGAAGCCGAAGCCCTTGCTAAATCGCTCGAAAATCTTACGGTGAAAATAGGTGCCAAGGCTGCCACAACCGGAAAAATATACGGATCCGTCAATGCCATTCAAATCGCTGAAGCCATCAAGGAACAGTTCAACTTTGATGTGGACCGGAAAAAAATCAACATTGATGGTGATAGTGTGAAAGAACTTGGGACGTACGAGGCAATGATCAATCTTTATAAGGATATCAAGGTAAAAATGAACTTTGAGGTCATTGCTGAGTGA